Part of the Phocoena sinus isolate mPhoSin1 chromosome 17, mPhoSin1.pri, whole genome shotgun sequence genome is shown below.
tctgttttgtatatGGATTCATTTGtgttactttttagattccacgtgaaaatgatatatagtatttgtctccatctgacttatgtcactaagtataatattgtCTAGGTGCACCcacgttgctgcagatggcaaatttcattcttttttatggctgagtaatattccattatgtgtatacatatataaatctgTATATATCACATGTTCTTAAGCTAATTGTCTATAAATGGgcacttgggctgtttccaggtCTTAGCTAACTTGAAAAGATAAGTGGCCCCCAGCAttcataacttttattttgaGTAGTTGCTGGTTCCTAACTGCATTAAGCCTACTGTTTCTCTCCCCACGCTAAGAGATTTCTTCAGCGTTTCATCGATCCTCTGGctagagaagaagaaagcatTGGCATAGACGTTACTGAGCCTCTGTACATGCAGCGACTTGGGGAGGTAATGAAATATGCTAACCTGAAAATTCAAACTAGGGGTTGAAATGGTTAGCAGGATATAACTTGTTTGTTCTGCCCTGTAGATTAACGTTATTGGAGAGCCGTTTTTAAACGTAAACTGTGAACATATAAGATCATTCGATACAAATCTATACAGACAGCTCATCTGCTACCCACAGGTAACAATTTGCCGTTGAACTTGGGGGTCTGCAGTAAACATCTAGAAGATCTGCAGGGTTTCTGGACAGTAGGGTTTCCTTAGTAACAGAGAATATGCCTCCAAAGCaacttttggggggtggggggttgccgcatggcatgtgggatcttagttcccaaaccaaggatcgaacccatgccctctgcagtggaagcgaggagtcctgaccattggaccgccagggaagtcccccaaaaccTCTTAAAACCATGTTCTGTCTTCTTTAAGATGAACACTTTTCCACACGTTAACATTAGAAATCGGGGTGTGTGTTACTGTTGACGGCATGTCATCGTTTGGTTGGCAGCGTTTCTTAGTACATAAAACAGTGGTGACTCACAATTGACAGCTTGTTGGGTTTGATGACTTAAAACATATTAAACGAAGACACACACACCTGCCTTCTCTAACAGGTTGTGTTAACCATACTGCAGTCTTTTCTGGGCTTAAGGTCAGACTTTATCAACGAAGCATCAGCTACATTGATTCTAGCTTTAGGCTTTGGAGGCAGGCAGACTTGGTTTTAAATCTTGATTTTGCTGCTTaatagctgtgtaaccttggtcCAGTTCCTCAGCTTCCCAGAggctgtttccttatctgcaaaatggggaacAGGTGTTAACAAATTGGAATAATTATGATTTAACCCATTTTGGTATCATTCTGTTATGGAAGAAAAGTAAGACCTGAAAGTATGAGCTTCTGTTGCCAATTAAAAGCCTACAGTCATGCCAGCATATCCTGAAGGCACGATTATATGtcttatctcatttttttaaattaatttatttatttttggctgtattgggtcttcattgctacgtgtgggctttttctctagttgaggagagtgggagctactcttggttgcagtacgcaggcttctcactgcggtggctcctcttgctgtggagtacgggctctaggggcgcgggcttcagtagttgtggcttgtgggctctagagcgcaggctcagtagttgtggtgcacgggcttagttgctccgcggcacatgggatcttcctggaccagggctcgaacccgtgtcccctgcattggcagggggattcttaagcactgcgccaccagggaagtccatgtctCATCTCATTTAACTCTAGTGAGAAGATGCAGAGGTGAGAGATGTCAGTGTGCCCAAGGGTTTACAAATAGCATGTGTGATTTTATAGGGTAATGCTTTTGGATTATGCcatattctttctgtttttattctttgctaACATGAATTGCTTTATTAGATTTAACCCtaagataaaaatacaaacacagctTGGCACCGTTATActtgtttttaaaggaagttaTCCCAACTTTCGACATGGCTGTCAATGAGATCTTCTTTGACCGCTATCCTGACTCAATCTTAGAACATCAGATTCAAGTAAGACCATTCAACGCATTGAAGACTAAGAATATGAGGAATCTGAATCCAGAAGGTagtattttttccaatttaatgagatatagttgacatatagaAGATAACGTTTGTAATAGCAAGAGAGCACGTTCCGTGAAAGTCACTTCATCAAGGAACTTTAAAGGAGTTGGTGACAGCGACGGTGGTGGACTGTGGCTTGACAGGAGCCAGTTGCAGGCTCAGTTACCCCATATGCTTCTGGACCCACCATACCTTTTTAACTaaactgaaattatataaaagatGCTGTAACTCCTGATACTTTTCTATCTTAAGATGAACTGATCCAGTTATGATAGTCTTACAGTTATTTTACTAAGAAGGCAGTCCCTCAGAATCAAAGTAGAAGACAAGTATAAAATATGATCCGTGCCCTGAAGCATAAGGAGGAAATCTagtttggaaaggaagagaagaggcaggagaacAGAGCAGGACTGTCTCAGCCCAGGGAGAGACGGAGCGTGCCGGGCCCCAGTGGGAGGACTTTGTGGTGAAAGATTTGGAAAGCAGACCTGAAACATCCTATTATGTTATTTATTGGGGGAAATGCTATGTCAGGGGCCCCAGTTACTACTGGGACAGGTAAGTCTCTGAACCCTCCACGTATAGTGGGCGCGACTATGGAGAAGATTATCACGAGTGCGTGGGCTGTGACAGCCACTTCACAGGTCCGGTCGTCCCCAGGCAGCCTCGGGTCGGCCTAGCTCGGCAAGGGTCAGTAGACTTAAGGGGTTGAGAGGGAGCACACTGGTCACAGGAGGGACATCCCAGGCCAGAGCTGAGGGTACCCAGCGAGATGTTCGTGCTCTGGCCGTAGCGTCTCCCTGTGACCCCCGCCATCCCAGCACCTCCATTCCTCCAGTGAGGTTCTCCCAGGCTGGACAGCAGAGCCAGACCCGCCCCAGCTGGCCTCCAGCTTGGGGAGGCCCACGCCCAGCCGGGACGAGCTGCCCTCTCTCCCCGCCTTGCAGACATCGACCAGCTCATCGCCATCAGCGGCATGGTGATCAGGACGTCCCAGCTGattccagagatgcaggaggCCTTCTTCCAGTGCCAGGTGTGCGCCCACACGGCCCGGGTGGAGATAGACCGCGGTCGCATCGCCGAGCCCTGCGTGTGCGAGCGCTGCCACACCAGCCACAGCATGGCGCTCATCCACAACCGCTCCGTCTTCTCCGACAAGCAAATGGTGCGTGGCCCCTGCGCCCCTCCACGTGCTCCATCCTCATTCTGCCCCAGCCAGGTCCTCAAAAGCCAGGTGTAACTTGTCCACTCATGCAGCCCTGAAACCATGCTTCCTGATGGGTTGAGCAGCTTCATTCCTCCTCGGAAAGCAGGTGTGTTAGAGGGCGAAGCTGGGCACTCAGTGTGCCTGAGGCCCCAGCCTCGGGCCAGCAGCACTGCTGTACCGCCCATGGGCACCTGTGCGCTGTGTTCCACGCTTGTCATAGGGGAGGAGTGCGTTCTCCAACTGAATATCTTAAGTTTAGTGTCATTCGTGATTTCCTAAGTCAAATTTAACACGAGATGCTTCTATGGGAAATACTTAAGATTGTAGGATGTAAGAGTGTATACATTAAGAACAGTAAACGCCGTTTGATTACATTCTGACACTTGGCAGTTCTACCACTGGTAAAGAATGGGCTAAGAAGTTTTGCCAAAGTTTTTCTCACAAACTATTGCCTAGGGAGTTCGACCTTGTAGCTCTTCattcatgaaaaattttaagatgcAGATTAAAATACCAGAGAAAGGCAGAAAACTATTTATTTACTGCGATTGTAATGGTATAAAGTATGCATAAGGAGTGAAgaattttttgatttgttttaatgtttaagCAATCCTAACTTTAAGTGGAGAGAATGAGTTCAAAGTATAGGACAAGAGATAGTTTCCCTTATTGGGAGGCACTAGGAGAACACTAACACATGTGAAAAGCATCCACTTCCTTGCTGATGGAAGGGTCATCGAGGTGAGAAGCTTTCTTCGCACGTGGGCACCAGTTCCTGGGCCTGGGTGCTCCAAGGCTCTGCCCGCAGACTCGCTGCCGTCCTCCGGCTCCTCCAGGCCACCTCGGGGCCCTTGCGCTTGCTGTCCTGTCGCTGAGGGCACGTGGCCCCTCCCTGACAGCCTCTCCTCTGCCCAGTGGTCACCTGGTTTGAGAACGGCCTTCCCTGCCCTTGACGGTGGGAAGCACAGCCTCCACCCCCGCCCCTTGCTCCCTCCTGTCGTCTTCTGCCACCGCGCCTGGCACTGCCAGGACTGTGTGTGTCCCTCCGCTCTGGGGCAGAGTCCCCAGCACCCGGGATGGAGCTTGGCAGCTGCTTGGCAGGTGCTGTGGGTGAATCGATGTCACCAGGAGGACGGGCAAGAGTTTGGGAGGCACGGTGACCTGAACGGGGGGTGCTTCTCCACCCAGAAGCGCACTGGGGGCAGCGTCCAGGAGGAACTAGAAAGGCAGGCCGACACGGATACAGACGTGCCCGCCACAGCCTTAATGCGGGGAAAAACAGCCCTGGCATCCCCGCCCCCACACGGGGCAGCCTCTAAACGAACAACCGCCTCAGAATGCGCGCCAGGCTGGGTTTCCAGAGGTGGAAACAGAGCGAGGTCCCGGGGCAGCAGAGGCGCTGCTGTCGGAGTGGCTGGGTGGGCAGGGCTCTGGGCCTGTCCTGAGGCATCTGCCCCCCACCCTCTCAGATCAAGCTCCAGGAGTCCCCTGAAGACATGCCCGCGGGGCAGACGCCGCACACGGTCGTCCTCGCCGCTCACAATGACCTCGTGGACAAGGTCCAGCCTGGGGACAGAGTGCACGTCACAGGTGAGGGGCTCCAGAGTCAGCCCTGTGACCTGGTCGGGGATGCCTGGCCTGGGGCTGCTGTTCCCAGCGCCTGCCTTTGACCTCCGACGTGGCCCCTGCCCAGATGGTAGGCTGTCTCCCTGTTATTGTCTGAAATAACTTGTGAGCGACCTTCCGTATTTGAGCTcttcaggtttcttttctttctaggtTTCTGGTATGGGATTTAGGTACTTTCTTTCAGGTAGTTATTGGTAATTCCTTACATTCGgttaagagaaatgaaacttCTCTTTCAAACTGCGATGCATCGAACACAGGTGAGCAGGTGGCGTGTGGAGGCAGTGGTCCCGGGTCAGCCTCGCTGGCTCTGCGCGAAGCCCCCCGGAGCCCTGCCTCCCCCGTGCTCCAGGCCAAGGTCAGGCAGGTGAGAGTGTGTCCTTTGTGCCCTCAGGCATCTACCGAGCGGTCCCCATTCGCGTCAATCCCAGGGTGAGCAACGTGAAGTCTGTCTACAAAACCCACATCGACGTCATTCACTATCGGAAAACCGACTCGAAGCGTCTGCACGGCCTCGACGAAGAAGCAGAGCAGAAACTTTTTTCAGAGAAGCGTGTGGAATTGCTTAAGGAGCTTTCCAGAAAACCAGACATTTATGAGAGACTCGCTTCCGCCTTGGCTCCGAGCATTTATGAGcatgaagatataaagaaggtaACAGACTGATGGGCTTCTCACTTGCGGCTGGGCTTGAGAGCTCTCGGGTCAGACAGTGTGGATACCCCGGAAAGGCTGAGCCTCGGCCCGTTGGGCCGAGCAGGGCCTGCCGCCTGCCTTGGCTGTTGGTGATGAGAATGGTCGGCACCCTCGTCTCGTTTCCAGGCACAGAAGCCGCCATGGGGTGGGTGGGGTCCGGGCCCCTATGGCATCCGTGCCCCAGGGCTGACTCGCAGCCGCTCCCGTCCTCTGATCTCTTCATTGTCGCCCTTTGTCCATCTGAGCACTGAGATCTCTCTGTCTGTCCGCCCGTCTAGGGAATCCTGCTTCAGCTCTTTGGCGGGACAAGAAAGGATTTCAGTCACACAGGAAGGGGCAAGTTCCGCGCCGAGATCAACATCCTGCTTTGCGGGGACCCAGGGACCAGCAAGTCCCAGCTGCTGCAGTACGTGTACAACCTGGTCCCCCGGGGCCAGTACACGTCCGGGAAGGGCTCCAGCGCCGTGGGCCTCACCGCCTACGTCATGAAGGACCCTGAGACACGGCAGCTCGTGCTGCAGACCGGCGCCCTGGTGCTGAGTGACAACGGCATCTGCTGCATCGATGAGTTCGACAAGATGAACGAGAGCACACGCTCTGTCCTGCACGAGGTCATGGAGCAGCAGACGCTGTCCATCGCCAAGGTCAGTTGCCCGTTCTGTCCCGGCGTGGACACAGTTGGGGTGTCGGGGGGCTTGAACCTCAGCATCTGTGGAACCTGCAGCTTGGGAAACTGGCCAACACTTCTCCTGTTAGGTCCCAGCTCAGTCTCAGTATTTTCCACagatcctctttcttcctttgtgctGTCCTAACCCTCTCATGTGTGGTACTCGTAGAACTTGAGTCTGTCCTAATGCAAGGGGTTTGGTTACTGAAAAAGACACAGTCGCAGCAAACGTTCATCTACAGCTCGGTCCTTGGCTTGACTCAGTGCTCAGGGCTGTCCCCAGGGGGACGCCTGTGCAGAAGTCACCTGTGCTGGGTGACGTGGCTCGTGGTGACGGCGGATCCCTGGCAGAGGGCACCCGGGCGGAGGTGGCTCACAGTTCCTGCTGGCCTCGGGGCGAGGTTTCTAACCACACTGTCCCTCCGCCAGGCTGGGATTATTTGTCAGCTTAACGCCCGCACCTCCATCCTGGCAGCCGCAAACCCTATCGAGTCTCAGTGGAATCCGAAAAAAACCACCATTGAGAATATCCAGCTGCCCCACACACTGTTGTCAAGGTACGAAAACACGTTTTCATAGAATAGATGGTCTCACTTTGCTCATCTGTGGAATGTTCAGGGTGAGCTTGAGAAGGAAATACAGGGCAGAGCCCAGCTGATGTCGTAAACCCTTGAGGCCGACACAAAGCCTGCACACCTGCTCGGTCACGGGTTTTCCAGGCAAGGACGGTGTGTTTTTCTGCTCACCTTGATGC
Proteins encoded:
- the MCM4 gene encoding DNA replication licensing factor MCM4 isoform X2 yields the protein MSSPASTPSRRGSRRAAPAQPRQDPLSSGEPRPLPASPGAEPRSPPRAPPAAAPLDLDVSSPLTYGTPSSRVEGTPRSGVRGTPVRQRPDLGSTRKGLQVDLHSDGRFLQRFIDPLAREEESIGIDVTEPLYMQRLGEINVIGEPFLNVNCEHIRSFDTNLYRQLICYPQEVIPTFDMAVNEIFFDRYPDSILEHQIQVRPFNALKTKNMRNLNPEDIDQLIAISGMVIRTSQLIPEMQEAFFQCQVCAHTARVEIDRGRIAEPCVCERCHTSHSMALIHNRSVFSDKQMIKLQESPEDMPAGQTPHTVVLAAHNDLVDKVQPGDRVHVTGIYRAVPIRVNPRVSNVKSVYKTHIDVIHYRKTDSKRLHGLDEEAEQKLFSEKRVELLKELSRKPDIYERLASALAPSIYEHEDIKKGILLQLFGGTRKDFSHTGRGKFRAEINILLCGDPGTSKSQLLQYVYNLVPRGQYTSGKGSSAVGLTAYVMKDPETRQLVLQTGALVLSDNGICCIDEFDKMNESTRSVLHEVMEQQTLSIAKAGIICQLNARTSILAAANPIESQWNPKKTTIENIQLPHTLLSRFDLIFLMLDPQDEAYDRRLAHHLVSLYFRSEEQAQEEVMDMAVLRDYIAYARSAVLPRLSQDASQALIEAYVDMRKVGSSRGMVSAYPRQLESLTRLAEAHAKVRFSSKVEAIDVEEAKRLHREALKQSATDPRTGIVDISILTTGMSATSRKRKEELAEALKKLILSKGRTPALKYQQLFEDIRGQSDIAITKDMFEEALRALADDDFLTVTGKTVRLL
- the MCM4 gene encoding DNA replication licensing factor MCM4 isoform X1, which gives rise to MSSPASTPSRRGSRRAAPAQPRQDPLSSGEPRPLPASPGAEPRSPPRAPPAAAPLDLDVSSPLTYGTPSSRVEGTPRSGVRGTPVRQRPDLGSTRKGLQVDLHSDGPATEDIVASEQSLGQKLVIWGTDVNVATCKENFQRFLQRFIDPLAREEESIGIDVTEPLYMQRLGEINVIGEPFLNVNCEHIRSFDTNLYRQLICYPQEVIPTFDMAVNEIFFDRYPDSILEHQIQVRPFNALKTKNMRNLNPEDIDQLIAISGMVIRTSQLIPEMQEAFFQCQVCAHTARVEIDRGRIAEPCVCERCHTSHSMALIHNRSVFSDKQMIKLQESPEDMPAGQTPHTVVLAAHNDLVDKVQPGDRVHVTGIYRAVPIRVNPRVSNVKSVYKTHIDVIHYRKTDSKRLHGLDEEAEQKLFSEKRVELLKELSRKPDIYERLASALAPSIYEHEDIKKGILLQLFGGTRKDFSHTGRGKFRAEINILLCGDPGTSKSQLLQYVYNLVPRGQYTSGKGSSAVGLTAYVMKDPETRQLVLQTGALVLSDNGICCIDEFDKMNESTRSVLHEVMEQQTLSIAKAGIICQLNARTSILAAANPIESQWNPKKTTIENIQLPHTLLSRFDLIFLMLDPQDEAYDRRLAHHLVSLYFRSEEQAQEEVMDMAVLRDYIAYARSAVLPRLSQDASQALIEAYVDMRKVGSSRGMVSAYPRQLESLTRLAEAHAKVRFSSKVEAIDVEEAKRLHREALKQSATDPRTGIVDISILTTGMSATSRKRKEELAEALKKLILSKGRTPALKYQQLFEDIRGQSDIAITKDMFEEALRALADDDFLTVTGKTVRLL